GCTTCATTCCCCCGCCACCGCGCCGACACCCCCACCCGGAGGACCCCCGCCCATGACCACCGGCCCGGAACGGCCCACGGACCCGGACATCGGCGGCGGACGCCGGAACCCGCACCGGCCGCTGCTCGTCCACCGCCACCCGGACCCGCCACGGGCCGCGGTGCTGCTGCTGCACGGCGGCCGGGCGGACGGCCGCACTCCGCCTCCGCGGCTGAACCTCCCCGCACTGCGGATGCGGCCCTTCGGCTCCGCGATGACCCGGGCACCGGGCGGGCGGCAACTGCTGCTCGCCTCCGTGCGCTACCGCTGCCGCGGCTGGAACGGCCCGCAGGCGGACGCCGCCCAGGACGCCCGCCGGGCGCTCGACGAGCTGGCCGCGCTCGCGGCCGACGTGCCGGTCGTGCTCATCGGCCACTCCATGGGCGGCAGGGCCGCCCTGCACACCGGCGGACATCCGGCGGTCCGCGGCATCGTCGCGCTCGCCCCGTGGTGCCCGCCCGGGGAACCCGTCTCCCAGCTGCGCGACCGGACCGTCGTGCTGCTGCACGACAACCGCGACCGGATCACCGACGCCGAAGGCTCCCGGCTCTTCGCCGACCGCGCCCGGCGGTCGGGGGCTCGGGCCCACGCGGTCGCCATGCCGCGCGGCGGCCACACCATGCTCCGCGGCGCCCGCGCCTGGCACCGGCTGACTGTGAAGCTCGTCACTGCCATCATGGCCGATGAGCCGTTGCCGGTGCCGGCCGAAGAGAGGCCGTCGCCCGGATAGCGGCCCGGCTGCCGCACACCAGCCCCACACGGCACATCTTTGTGCACACGTCCCGTCCGTCGTCCACGCGGCGGGCGCGGAGCGAGCGGTGCGCGCGATCCGGCGTGCAGTTCCGCCCCGGCCCGGATCGCCGTGCCGGGCCCTTCCGCGTGCTCAAGTCGCGTGCGGGGAAGTCTCCTTCAGGGTGGGCAATCGGTGTGCGCTCTTTCCTGAACGGGCCGTCAGGGTGCGCCTCGACGGCGGTACTTGGCACGACCGGCGAGTACGTGATCGCCGCATTTGAGTCAAGAGGATCGCCGAAAACGAGCAAATGAGGCAACTTACTGACCAGATTGTCGCGTCTTCCGTGCAGAGTCATCAAACGGGGCCTTCAAGTGTGCCCCGCGGCAAGGGCTCGGAAACCGGGCTTCGAAGGAGAAGGTATGCGACCGTTTGCGTTGAGCTACGCCCGTCCGGCGGTGAAATCGCCGACGACCACCCCCTACAGCTATGACGCCACGCGGCAACTCAACGTCCTCCCGGACGGGCGCCCGGCCACCTGTAGCCGGGCGGTGCTGCTGGCGACCGGGACCACCGCCTCCACCGCCGGTTCCAAGACCCACTTCGACGACTGAGCGCCCCCATGACCGTCCTGGTCCTCACCTGCGAGGAAGACTTGACGGCGGACATCGTGGTGTCCACGCTGCAGGACCTCGGTGTCCCGCTCGTCCGCCTCGACCCCGCCGACCTGCCCGGTAGGGTCGCCCTGTCGGCGGAGTACGCCGGGGACGACTTCCACGGATACCTCAAAGCGGGCACCCGCATGGTGAGCCTCAGCAGTCTGCGTTCGGTATGGGTCCGCCGCCCCGGCACCCCCGGGGCCCGCGCCCCGGAACAGTCCGCCTGGATCACGGCGGAATCCGAGCAGGCGCTGTACGGCATGCTCTCCTGCACCCCGGCGCGCTGGATGAACCACCCTGTCGCGTCCGTGCAGGCACGCAACAAGCCCTGGCAGCTCCATATCGCCCATCGCAGCGGTTTCCTCGTGCCCCCCACGTTGATCACCACGTTCCCGGCGGTCGCCCGGCAGTTCGCCGCCGCCCACCAGGACCTCGTGGTGAAGTCGGTCAGCGGAAAGCACCCCGGTGACCCGCCACTCGTGCTGCCCACCACGCGCATCAGCCCGGACGCGGACTTCAGCGGCGTCGCGGCCGGCCCCACCCTGCTCCAGCAGCACATCCACAAGGAGGCCGATATCCGGCTGACCTGCGTCGGCGAGCAGCTGTTCGCCGCCCGTAAGAAAGCCGATCCCGACGAGGTGGACAGCCGTTTCAGTCAGCACGGCACCTGGGAGCCTGCCGAGGTGCCGGACTCCGTCCACCGGGCGGTGACCACCTATATGTCCACCGCCCGGCTTGCCTATGGTGCTTTTGACTTCGCCGAAGGCCCGGACGGGACATGGTGGTTCCTCGAATGCAACCAGGGCGGCCAGTTCGGTTTCGTCCAGTTGGAGACCGACCAGCCCATTGCCCAGGCCATCGCCGCCTGGCTGGCCGTGGAACCCCTCAGCTGATTCCTCGGCGGCGGACGGCCGCGGGGCGGCGAGGGCGGCGGGGCAGGGCCGTGTCGTTGCGCCGTGCCCGTCACCCTCGCGGCCCGGCGCACCGCCGTCCGAGTGCGGCGCGCGCCGGGCGGCCGCCGCCGTCCCCTACTTGCTCAGGACGTTCGCCACCACGATGAACAGCCCGATCATCACATCCACCCCACCGACCCGGAAGGACCCTGCCCAGCGCCGGCCCGCCACCCGGGCCGCCCACACCCCCCAGCCGAACAGCGCCACCATGTTGAAGCCCAGGGCGACGTCGATCGCGCTCGCCTCACCCCACCACTTCGCCTGGGCGCCGAGCAGCACCGCGATCGTCGGCACCATCGCGGCCACCAGCGGCCATTCGGTCAGCATGGAACGCACCGCGCTGGCGGTGACCTGGGAGTCCTCGTCCGTCCGGTGCGCGATGGAATGGGCGTAGCCGTGGGCGGCGGCCGATGCCACCGCCGACAGCGCCACCCACAACGCGTCGTACCCGGGGTCCGCCGGGTTCCCCTCATGGCCCAGCGCGGCCGCCAGCGCACTGGCGAGCACCGAGCCGTACACACCGCCGAACAGCAGCCGCTGCAGGGGCTCCCCCCGTCTGGGAGGCGGCAGGGAATCGTTGCGCAATACGGACACGGCGCCACCTCCCAGGACCGACGGGGGCTGCCCCCGCTCGGGGGCGCCCCCACGAGATGTAGCAGCCCCCGGCACGGATCCGTCCGAAGCTACGCCGACCGTGCCGGGCGAATAACCCCCGTGGCGCGGCGGGGTGACCCCGCGGTAGCGCGCGGGGCAGAGGACTCCGCCCGGTGTCCGCGGAACCGAGGACTCCGCCCGGTCGGCACAGCTCGTCAGGCGCGCAGGGTCAGGGCGGGGTGCGTACCGTTCAGATAGTGGTCGCCGATGTCGCGGAGAGCGTGGGTGGGGGAGGCCTGCGCCGTCAGCAGACGTGCGTTGCGCCAGAACCTGTCGAACCCCAGGGCCCTGTCCGGGGAGTCGGCGCCCTGGGTGAGTTCCAGGACACGGGTCGTGATGTCCATCGCCGACCTGCCGGTGACCGCCTCGGCCGCGGCGACCAGGACCGCGATGTCCGCGCGCTCGTCCACACCGAGTTCCTGCCCCGCGAGCAGGCCGCGCGCCAAGGCCTCGGTCGCCGATTCGACCACCGCCGCGGCGGTGTGGGCGGCCGTCACCAACTCCCCGTAGGCGAGCAGCTGGTAGGGGTCCGCACCCGTCCGGTCCGCGTACACATCCGAGTACGCCTGCGAGTACGCCTCCGGGTACGCCCCGTCGTCCGACCCCGTGGCCGGCCGGCTGCGCGAGGCGGCCCGGTCGATGTCCCGGGCCTCGGCAAGCGCTCCTTCGGCGGTCCCCAGGCTGACGTGGACAAGGGCGAGCCGGAGCGCCAGCGGGGCGAGCGTGGCGAAGGGGGAGAGGGCGTGCTCATCGTGGGGGACGGCGCCGAGCACCTGGTCGGCGGGGACGGGGACACCGTCGAAGCTCAGGCGCCCGGCGCCCGTGAGCCGCTGGCCGAGACGGTCGTGCTCGGCATCGGCCACCACCCCCGGGTGGGCCGGATCGACGCAGACGATCACTGACTCACCGCTCTCGGCGCATACCGCGCCCAGCATCAGCCGGTCGGCGACCTGGACGCCCGCGGCGAGCGCCTTGCACCCGTGAAGGACGTACCCGCCGCCGGCCGGGGTGAGCGTCAGATCGGGGCCCGCCGTCGGCTCCAGGTCCGGGATATCGGTGCTGCCGCCCCAGAGCCACTGCGCCGCCACCGACCGGAGTTCGAGCCCGTCGGCCTTTTCCGGGGTGCTGAAGAAACGGGTACTCCACGACAACGCATAGTGCCGGGCCAGCAGTTCACCGATGGAGCTGTCGGCCGCCGCGATCTCCCGGATGACCGCGCAGGCGGTACGCCAGTCGGTGCCGCGCTGGGCAGGTCCGGGCGGTGTCAGCAGGCCGGGCAGGCCCGCTTCGCGCAGCCGTGCGGCCTCGTCGAACGGAGGCTTGCCCGCACGGTCGCGGCTGAGCGCGTCGACGGCGAGATCATCCGCGATCTCCCGGGTGATGCGGAGCCGGATCCCTTCCTCGGCGAGGGGGCGGGGCTCCGTGAAGGCGGGGCGAGCGGCGGATTTCTTGGGCATGGCGCCCTT
This portion of the Streptomyces sp. 2114.4 genome encodes:
- a CDS encoding acyl-CoA dehydrogenase; its protein translation is MPKKSAARPAFTEPRPLAEEGIRLRITREIADDLAVDALSRDRAGKPPFDEAARLREAGLPGLLTPPGPAQRGTDWRTACAVIREIAAADSSIGELLARHYALSWSTRFFSTPEKADGLELRSVAAQWLWGGSTDIPDLEPTAGPDLTLTPAGGGYVLHGCKALAAGVQVADRLMLGAVCAESGESVIVCVDPAHPGVVADAEHDRLGQRLTGAGRLSFDGVPVPADQVLGAVPHDEHALSPFATLAPLALRLALVHVSLGTAEGALAEARDIDRAASRSRPATGSDDGAYPEAYSQAYSDVYADRTGADPYQLLAYGELVTAAHTAAAVVESATEALARGLLAGQELGVDERADIAVLVAAAEAVTGRSAMDITTRVLELTQGADSPDRALGFDRFWRNARLLTAQASPTHALRDIGDHYLNGTHPALTLRA
- a CDS encoding alpha/beta fold hydrolase; the protein is MTTGPERPTDPDIGGGRRNPHRPLLVHRHPDPPRAAVLLLHGGRADGRTPPPRLNLPALRMRPFGSAMTRAPGGRQLLLASVRYRCRGWNGPQADAAQDARRALDELAALAADVPVVLIGHSMGGRAALHTGGHPAVRGIVALAPWCPPGEPVSQLRDRTVVLLHDNRDRITDAEGSRLFADRARRSGARAHAVAMPRGGHTMLRGARAWHRLTVKLVTAIMADEPLPVPAEERPSPG
- the tgmB gene encoding ATP-grasp ribosomal peptide maturase; protein product: MTVLVLTCEEDLTADIVVSTLQDLGVPLVRLDPADLPGRVALSAEYAGDDFHGYLKAGTRMVSLSSLRSVWVRRPGTPGARAPEQSAWITAESEQALYGMLSCTPARWMNHPVASVQARNKPWQLHIAHRSGFLVPPTLITTFPAVARQFAAAHQDLVVKSVSGKHPGDPPLVLPTTRISPDADFSGVAAGPTLLQQHIHKEADIRLTCVGEQLFAARKKADPDEVDSRFSQHGTWEPAEVPDSVHRAVTTYMSTARLAYGAFDFAEGPDGTWWFLECNQGGQFGFVQLETDQPIAQAIAAWLAVEPLS
- the tgmA gene encoding putative ATP-grasp-modified RiPP, with the protein product MRPFALSYARPAVKSPTTTPYSYDATRQLNVLPDGRPATCSRAVLLATGTTASTAGSKTHFDD